The following coding sequences are from one Ramlibacter henchirensis window:
- the prfB gene encoding peptide chain release factor 2 (programmed frameshift) — MDAERINLIGTTLSDLQGRTADLRRYLDFDAKSERLRTVNAALEDPAVWNDPKKAQELGKEKKQLDGIVLVLHDLDRELSDNLELYEMSKEEGDQAGLAHIEAETAKLTKIVEDLEFRRMFDKPADPMNAFLDIQAGAGGTEACDWAGMLLRQYLKYAERKGFKANVEDETAGDVAGIKSATIKVEGDYAYGLLRTETGVHRLVRKSPFDSAGGRHTSFASVFVYPEIDDSVEININPADVRVDTFRASGAGGQHINKTDSAVRLTHVPTGIVVQCQDSRSQHSNRDVAWQRLRSRLYDHEMRKRMEEQQKLEDTKTDVGWGHQIRSYVLDQSRIKDLRTNVEISNTQKVLDGDLDPFIEASLKQGV, encoded by the exons ATGGACGCAGAACGCATCAACCTCATCGGCACGACCCTCTCGGACCTGCAGGGCAGGACGGCCGATCTCCGGAGGTATCTT GACTTCGATGCCAAGTCCGAGCGCCTGAGGACCGTCAACGCCGCGCTGGAAGATCCCGCGGTCTGGAACGATCCGAAGAAGGCCCAGGAGCTGGGCAAGGAAAAGAAGCAGCTGGACGGCATCGTGCTCGTGCTGCACGACCTCGACCGCGAGCTGTCCGACAACCTCGAGCTCTATGAAATGAGCAAGGAGGAAGGCGACCAGGCGGGCCTGGCCCACATCGAGGCCGAGACGGCGAAGCTCACGAAGATCGTCGAGGACCTGGAGTTCCGGCGCATGTTCGACAAGCCGGCCGACCCGATGAACGCCTTCCTGGACATCCAGGCCGGCGCCGGCGGCACCGAGGCGTGCGACTGGGCCGGCATGCTGCTGCGCCAGTACCTCAAGTACGCCGAGCGCAAGGGCTTCAAGGCCAACGTCGAGGACGAGACGGCCGGCGACGTGGCAGGCATCAAGAGCGCCACGATCAAGGTCGAAGGCGATTACGCCTACGGCCTGTTGCGCACCGAGACCGGTGTGCACCGCTTGGTGCGCAAGTCGCCCTTCGACTCCGCGGGCGGGCGCCACACCAGCTTCGCCAGCGTGTTCGTCTACCCCGAGATCGACGACTCGGTGGAGATCAACATCAACCCGGCCGACGTGCGCGTGGACACCTTCCGGGCCTCGGGCGCCGGCGGACAGCACATCAACAAGACCGATTCGGCGGTACGCCTGACGCACGTGCCCACCGGCATCGTGGTCCAGTGCCAGGACAGCCGAAGCCAGCACAGCAACCGCGACGTGGCCTGGCAGCGGCTGCGCTCGCGCCTGTACGACCACGAGATGCGCAAGCGGATGGAAGAGCAGCAGAAGCTCGAGGACACCAAGACCGACGTGGGCTGGGGACACCAGATCCGCAGCTACGTGCTGGACCAGAGCCGCATCAAGGACCTGCGCACCAACGTCGAAATCTCCAACACCCAGAAAGTCCTGGACGGCGACCTCGATCCGTTCATCGAAGCCTCGCTCAAGCAGGGCGTCTAA
- a CDS encoding SEL1-like repeat protein: MSRKFWSLCLAAILSPCTALATDETEQGLATLWEVLWHQSGTPTRIVRWENDIRMRMTGVELPRHRDYVLKALRDVTAETGVRLIDVTDQPGEFANLTVEITPDTALEDNQPCVTYLDFRSEAKVDTATIQMRSKDAWRCAYHEAMHLMGVRGHPAGKTVLSYFPWKVDSLMPLDRVMLRAWYSPRMKGGMTPFEALPILADELIATAPDKAAASQMRDRFFATTVEQMQAYAAGRGDIPAIVKRSGKATEEGIRHGRSEMSYFLGVAFFEGATVRPDQKQALTWFERAASAGNRRAQSYLAGPGR; the protein is encoded by the coding sequence ATGAGCAGGAAGTTCTGGTCGCTGTGTCTCGCAGCGATTCTCTCGCCCTGTACTGCGCTCGCCACGGATGAGACGGAGCAGGGACTCGCCACACTCTGGGAAGTGCTGTGGCACCAAAGCGGCACGCCCACCCGCATCGTGAGGTGGGAAAACGACATTCGCATGCGCATGACGGGTGTCGAACTGCCGCGCCATCGTGACTACGTGTTGAAGGCCCTTCGGGACGTGACGGCCGAGACAGGCGTGCGCCTGATCGACGTCACGGATCAGCCGGGCGAATTCGCCAACCTCACCGTCGAGATCACGCCCGACACCGCGCTGGAGGACAACCAGCCCTGCGTGACCTACCTGGACTTCCGCAGCGAAGCCAAGGTCGACACCGCTACCATCCAGATGCGCAGCAAGGACGCCTGGCGCTGTGCCTACCACGAGGCCATGCACCTGATGGGCGTGCGCGGCCACCCCGCAGGCAAGACGGTGCTGAGCTACTTCCCCTGGAAGGTCGACAGCCTGATGCCGCTGGACCGCGTCATGCTGCGCGCCTGGTATTCGCCGCGGATGAAGGGCGGCATGACGCCTTTCGAGGCGCTGCCCATCCTGGCGGACGAACTGATCGCCACCGCGCCCGACAAGGCCGCCGCCTCGCAGATGCGCGATCGCTTCTTCGCGACCACCGTCGAACAGATGCAGGCCTATGCCGCCGGCCGCGGCGACATCCCGGCCATCGTCAAGCGTTCGGGCAAGGCCACCGAAGAAGGCATCCGCCACGGCCGCTCGGAAATGAGCTACTTCCTGGGCGTCGCGTTCTTCGAAGGCGCCACGGTCAGGCCGGACCAGAAGCAGGCCCTGACCTGGTTCGAGCGCGCCGCCAGCGCGGGCAACCGCCGCGCGCAGTCCTACCTGGCCGGCCCGGGGCGCTGA
- a CDS encoding alpha/beta fold hydrolase: MYQPRRTSRSEFVPIRQLRYHVRIWGEPAADKAPLVMVHGWMDVAASWQFVVDAFSRDHYVIAPDWRGYGLTQSPGADNYWFPDYLADLDFLLDHYAGDRPVDLVGHSMGGNVAMLYTGARPQRIRRLVNLEGFGMPATRPSQAPGRYARWMDELKAFHRGEMDLKSYDTVDGVARRLMKTNRRLSQDKADWLARHWAQQDDDGRWRILGDAAHKITNAQLFRVDEVLELYGRITSPVLSVEASDDSLGQWWQGKFTLAEFHERLKAVPQLRQARVDDAGHMLHHDQPQQLAALIEEFIGS; encoded by the coding sequence ATGTACCAACCCCGCAGAACGTCGCGCAGCGAGTTTGTCCCGATCCGCCAGCTGCGCTACCACGTGCGCATCTGGGGCGAGCCGGCTGCGGACAAGGCGCCGCTCGTGATGGTCCACGGCTGGATGGACGTCGCCGCTTCCTGGCAGTTCGTGGTCGATGCGTTCTCGCGCGACCACTACGTCATCGCGCCGGACTGGCGCGGCTATGGCCTCACGCAATCGCCCGGCGCGGACAACTACTGGTTCCCCGACTACCTGGCGGACCTCGACTTCCTGCTCGACCACTATGCCGGCGACCGACCCGTCGATCTGGTGGGCCACAGCATGGGCGGCAATGTCGCGATGCTCTACACCGGCGCGCGCCCGCAGCGAATCCGCCGCCTCGTGAACCTGGAAGGCTTCGGCATGCCGGCCACGCGGCCGTCGCAGGCGCCCGGCCGCTATGCGCGGTGGATGGACGAACTCAAGGCGTTCCACCGGGGCGAGATGGATCTGAAGTCGTACGACACGGTGGACGGCGTGGCGCGGCGCCTGATGAAGACCAACCGCCGGCTGTCGCAGGACAAGGCGGACTGGCTGGCGCGCCACTGGGCGCAACAGGACGACGACGGCCGCTGGCGCATCCTGGGCGATGCCGCCCACAAGATCACCAACGCCCAGCTGTTCCGGGTGGACGAGGTGCTGGAGTTGTACGGGCGCATCACCAGCCCGGTGCTGTCGGTCGAAGCGAGCGACGACAGCCTCGGCCAGTGGTGGCAGGGCAAGTTCACGCTGGCCGAGTTCCATGAACGGCTCAAGGCCGTGCCACAGCTGAGGCAGGCCCGCGTCGACGACGCCGGGCACATGCTTCACCACGACCAGCCTCAGCAGCTGGCGGCTCTGATCGAAGAGTTCATCGGCAGCTGA
- a CDS encoding acyl-CoA synthetase codes for MPVSQGRDKGDNAPRAADHWARMHGEFRWAVPERFNIAQACCTRWAQAPDGATRVAIRAHGVGREAGQLTFAALQAQADRLSNVLASLGVKRGDRVALVMPQRFETAIAYIAIFQIGAVAMPLSMLFGPEALEYRLQDSEAVVALCDESSIANLLAVRRNCAGLRTVVGVGAAALQADLDWGVELAKQAPRFTAVKTKADEGAVLIYTSGTTGPPKGALIPHRALIGNLPGFVCSQNWFGFSPQPGSESNAVFWSPADWAWTGGLMDALLPSLYFGRPIVAYNGRFNPEVAFALMQEHGVTHSFLFPTALKAMMKAFPEPARQYRLKLQAIMSAGEAVGDAVFAYCRDQLGVVVNEMFGQTEINYVVGNCSMNGRTDGGVGWPARAGSMGRPYPGHRVAVIDDDGKECPPGVPGDVAVNRYDVNGAPDPIFFLGYWRNDGATRRKYTGDWCRTGDLATRDEDGYLWYQGRADDVFKAAGYRIGPSEIENCLVKHPAVANAAVVPKPDPERGALVKAYVVLAPGHNGGDALVAELQQHVKGKLAPYEYPKEIEFIEALPMTTTGKVQRRVLRLREEEKARSA; via the coding sequence ATGCCCGTCAGTCAAGGCAGGGACAAGGGGGACAACGCGCCGCGAGCGGCGGACCACTGGGCGCGGATGCACGGCGAGTTCCGCTGGGCGGTGCCGGAGCGCTTCAACATCGCGCAGGCGTGCTGCACGCGCTGGGCGCAGGCGCCGGACGGCGCGACGCGCGTCGCGATCCGCGCGCACGGAGTGGGGCGCGAGGCGGGCCAGCTCACCTTCGCCGCGCTGCAGGCCCAGGCCGACCGCCTGAGCAACGTGCTGGCGTCGCTCGGCGTGAAGCGCGGCGACCGTGTCGCGCTCGTGATGCCGCAGCGGTTCGAAACCGCGATCGCCTACATCGCCATCTTCCAGATTGGCGCGGTGGCGATGCCGCTGTCGATGCTGTTCGGCCCCGAAGCGCTCGAATACCGCCTGCAGGACAGCGAAGCCGTGGTCGCCCTGTGCGACGAGAGCTCGATCGCCAACCTGCTCGCGGTGCGCCGCAACTGCGCCGGATTGCGCACTGTCGTCGGCGTCGGCGCCGCGGCGCTGCAGGCCGACCTGGACTGGGGCGTGGAGCTGGCCAAGCAGGCGCCTCGCTTCACCGCCGTCAAGACCAAGGCGGACGAAGGCGCGGTGCTGATCTACACCAGCGGCACGACCGGGCCGCCGAAGGGGGCGTTGATCCCGCACCGGGCACTGATCGGAAACCTGCCGGGGTTCGTGTGCAGCCAGAACTGGTTCGGGTTCAGCCCTCAGCCCGGGAGCGAATCCAATGCCGTCTTCTGGTCGCCCGCCGATTGGGCCTGGACCGGAGGCCTGATGGATGCATTACTGCCATCTCTCTACTTCGGCCGCCCCATCGTCGCCTACAACGGCCGCTTCAATCCCGAAGTCGCCTTCGCGCTGATGCAGGAGCACGGCGTCACGCACAGCTTCCTCTTCCCGACCGCGCTCAAGGCCATGATGAAGGCCTTCCCCGAACCCGCCCGCCAGTACCGCCTGAAGCTGCAAGCCATCATGAGCGCCGGCGAAGCGGTGGGTGACGCGGTGTTCGCCTACTGCCGCGACCAGCTCGGCGTGGTGGTCAACGAGATGTTCGGCCAGACCGAGATCAACTACGTCGTCGGCAACTGCAGCATGAATGGCCGCACGGACGGCGGCGTGGGCTGGCCCGCGCGAGCCGGCAGCATGGGCCGGCCCTATCCCGGCCACCGCGTCGCGGTGATCGACGACGACGGCAAGGAATGCCCGCCCGGTGTGCCCGGCGACGTCGCAGTGAACCGCTACGACGTGAACGGGGCCCCGGACCCGATCTTCTTCCTCGGCTACTGGCGCAACGACGGCGCCACGCGGCGCAAGTACACGGGCGACTGGTGCCGGACCGGCGACCTGGCGACGCGGGACGAGGACGGCTACCTCTGGTACCAGGGCCGCGCCGACGACGTGTTCAAGGCGGCCGGCTACCGCATCGGGCCCAGCGAGATCGAGAACTGCCTGGTCAAGCATCCGGCGGTGGCGAACGCCGCCGTCGTGCCCAAGCCCGACCCGGAGCGCGGCGCGCTGGTCAAGGCCTACGTCGTGCTCGCGCCCGGCCACAACGGTGGCGACGCGCTCGTGGCCGAACTGCAGCAGCACGTGAAGGGCAAGCTTGCGCCGTACGAGTACCCGAAAGAGATCGAGTTCATCGAGGCCCTGCCGATGACCACCACGGGCAAGGTGCAGCGCCGCGTGCTGCGGCTGCGGGAAGAAGAAAAAGCGCGCAGCGCGTAG
- a CDS encoding DNA-formamidopyrimidine glycosylase family protein: MPEGPSLVILRDKAQVFEGRRILRVEGNTRIEVDRLRGRVVQAVRTWGKHFLLETATVSLRIHLLMFGSWCIDERKPDKPLRIGLGFAGGRELNFYSCAARLVEEPLDLLYDWSADVMSDQWDPKLARKRLIAHPDTLACDALLDQSIFSGVGNIIKNEVLFRIRVHPLSRVGALPPAQLRALVKEARQYSFDFLEWKKAYVLRKHWLAHTKRTCPRCDIPFHKGHLGLTQRRSFWCDGCQVRYE, translated from the coding sequence ATGCCCGAAGGCCCTTCGCTCGTCATCCTGCGCGACAAGGCGCAGGTCTTCGAAGGGCGGCGCATCCTGCGGGTGGAAGGCAACACGCGCATCGAGGTCGATCGCCTGCGCGGCCGCGTCGTGCAGGCGGTGCGCACCTGGGGCAAGCACTTCCTGCTGGAGACCGCCACCGTCTCGCTCCGGATCCACCTGCTGATGTTCGGCAGCTGGTGCATCGACGAGCGCAAGCCCGACAAGCCGCTGCGCATCGGCCTGGGCTTCGCCGGCGGGCGCGAGCTCAACTTCTACAGCTGCGCGGCGCGGCTGGTCGAAGAGCCGCTGGACCTGCTGTACGACTGGTCCGCCGACGTGATGTCGGACCAGTGGGACCCGAAGCTCGCGCGCAAGCGGCTGATCGCGCACCCCGACACGCTGGCCTGCGATGCGCTGCTGGATCAGTCTATCTTTTCGGGCGTCGGCAACATCATCAAGAACGAGGTGCTGTTCCGCATCCGCGTGCACCCGCTCTCGCGCGTCGGCGCGCTGCCGCCTGCGCAGCTGCGCGCGCTGGTGAAAGAGGCGCGGCAGTACAGCTTCGATTTCCTGGAGTGGAAGAAAGCGTACGTGCTGCGCAAGCACTGGCTGGCGCACACCAAGCGCACCTGCCCGCGCTGCGACATCCCCTTCCACAAGGGGCATCTCGGCCTGACGCAGCGGCGCAGCTTCTGGTGCGATGGGTGCCAGGTGCGATATGAGTAG
- a CDS encoding aldo/keto reductase produces MNLVALGASDLRVTPVCLGTMTFGEQVAEADAHAILDRAVERGVNFIDTAEMYSFPTRKETYGGTEALIGRWLRKNPSVRGKVVIATKVAGPSRGMPWVREGLGMTGADIVASCEGSLRRLQTDVIDLYQIHWPERSVPAFGAMYYDPSTERSKTPILEQLQALDGLVRQGKVRHIGLSNETPYGVHEFVRLAEQHGLARIATVQNAYCLLNRGVENGLDETMHRLRVSLLAYSPLAMGLLTGKYDQGGLTGEQVPAEARLKKFDEVRQRRWGRPEALAGARRYNALARQHGLTPTRMALAFCYTKWQVASTIIGVTSLAQLDENLDAWGTTLPAELLAECDRIRWELRDPAV; encoded by the coding sequence ATGAACCTCGTTGCGCTCGGCGCGAGCGACCTTCGCGTCACACCCGTCTGCCTCGGCACGATGACATTCGGCGAGCAGGTCGCCGAAGCGGATGCGCACGCCATCCTCGATCGCGCGGTGGAACGCGGGGTCAACTTCATCGACACCGCGGAGATGTATTCCTTCCCGACGCGCAAGGAAACCTACGGCGGTACGGAGGCGCTCATCGGCCGGTGGCTGCGCAAGAACCCTTCGGTGCGCGGGAAGGTGGTCATCGCGACCAAGGTCGCGGGGCCGTCGCGCGGCATGCCCTGGGTACGCGAGGGCCTGGGCATGACCGGCGCCGACATCGTGGCCTCCTGCGAGGGGTCGCTGCGGCGGCTGCAGACCGACGTGATCGACCTCTACCAGATCCACTGGCCCGAGCGCAGCGTGCCCGCCTTCGGAGCGATGTACTACGACCCGTCCACCGAACGATCGAAGACGCCGATCCTCGAACAGCTGCAGGCGCTCGACGGCCTGGTGCGGCAGGGCAAGGTGCGCCACATCGGGCTGTCGAACGAGACGCCCTACGGCGTCCACGAGTTCGTGCGTCTTGCCGAGCAGCATGGGCTTGCGCGAATCGCGACGGTGCAGAACGCGTACTGCCTGCTCAACCGCGGCGTCGAGAACGGACTGGATGAAACGATGCACCGGCTGCGCGTATCGCTGCTGGCGTACTCACCCCTCGCCATGGGCCTGCTCACCGGCAAGTACGACCAGGGTGGCCTCACGGGCGAGCAGGTGCCCGCCGAGGCCCGCCTGAAGAAGTTCGACGAAGTGCGGCAGAGGCGGTGGGGCCGGCCCGAGGCACTGGCCGGCGCCCGTCGCTACAACGCGCTCGCCCGCCAGCACGGCCTCACGCCCACCCGCATGGCCCTGGCCTTCTGCTACACGAAGTGGCAAGTGGCCAGCACGATCATCGGCGTCACGTCCCTTGCCCAGCTCGACGAGAACCTGGATGCGTGGGGCACGACGCTTCCCGCCGAACTGCTCGCGGAATGCGACCGCATCCGCTGGGAGTTGCGGGACCCGGCCGTCTGA
- the ybaK gene encoding Cys-tRNA(Pro) deacylase — MARKEHVSETPATAMLKAHGVPFTEHPYEYVGHGGATHSAEVLGFDPFTVVKTLVMEDEKARPLIVLMHGNRKVSTKNLARQIGAKSVEPCKPEVANRHSGYLVGGTSPFGTRRQMPVYIEETILALPRIAINGGRRGYLVGIDPQACVRLLEAKPVRCALEE; from the coding sequence ATGGCGCGCAAGGAGCACGTCAGCGAAACGCCGGCGACGGCCATGCTCAAGGCGCATGGCGTGCCGTTCACCGAACATCCGTACGAGTACGTCGGACACGGCGGCGCAACGCACAGCGCGGAGGTGCTCGGGTTCGATCCGTTCACGGTGGTGAAGACGCTGGTGATGGAAGACGAGAAGGCGCGCCCCCTCATCGTGCTGATGCACGGCAACCGCAAGGTCTCCACCAAGAACCTGGCACGCCAGATCGGCGCCAAGTCGGTCGAGCCGTGCAAGCCCGAAGTGGCCAACCGCCACAGCGGCTACCTGGTGGGCGGCACCTCGCCTTTCGGCACTCGGCGGCAGATGCCGGTCTACATCGAGGAGACCATCCTCGCCCTGCCGCGCATCGCCATCAACGGCGGCCGCCGCGGCTACCTGGTCGGCATCGACCCGCAGGCCTGCGTGCGGCTGCTGGAGGCCAAGCCGGTGCGCTGCGCGCTGGAGGAGTGA
- the plsY gene encoding glycerol-3-phosphate 1-O-acyltransferase PlsY produces MNTLYPALAAIAAYLVGSLAFAVIVSRAMGLSDPRTFGSRNPGATNVLRSGSKAAAIVTLLLDAFKGLVPVLLVRIYGKRWGLEDGTVAMVAVGAFLGHLYPVFFRFKGGKGVATFIGAVFGIHWLLGIATGLTWLIIAFFFRYSSLASLVSAVFAPVYFLLGDRVAWYAEAPVVMALVAMAALLGWRHRENIKRLLAGTESRLGAKKRA; encoded by the coding sequence ATGAACACCTTGTATCCCGCCCTCGCCGCGATCGCCGCCTACCTGGTCGGCTCGCTCGCCTTCGCCGTCATCGTCAGCCGCGCCATGGGCCTGTCGGATCCGCGCACCTTCGGCAGCAGGAACCCGGGCGCGACCAACGTGCTGCGTTCGGGCAGCAAGGCGGCCGCCATCGTCACGCTGCTGCTGGACGCGTTCAAGGGTCTCGTGCCGGTGCTGCTGGTGCGCATCTACGGCAAGCGCTGGGGGCTGGAAGACGGCACGGTGGCGATGGTCGCGGTCGGCGCCTTCCTCGGGCACCTCTATCCGGTCTTCTTCCGCTTCAAGGGCGGCAAGGGCGTGGCCACCTTCATCGGCGCGGTGTTCGGCATCCACTGGCTGCTGGGCATCGCGACCGGGCTCACGTGGCTGATCATCGCGTTCTTCTTCCGGTATTCCTCGCTGGCCTCGCTGGTGTCGGCGGTGTTCGCGCCGGTGTATTTCCTGCTCGGTGATCGGGTCGCGTGGTACGCGGAGGCGCCGGTGGTGATGGCGCTGGTCGCGATGGCCGCGCTGCTGGGGTGGCGGCACCGGGAGAACATCAAGAGGCTGCTGGCGGGCACGGAGTCTCGGTTGGGGGCGAAGAAGAGGGCTTGA
- a CDS encoding MFS transporter translates to MSDPERATLEPPPVSPPVTAFGPLGNPVFRMLWFTWFAANTTMWMNDVAAAWLMTSIAPTPLWVALVQSASTLPVFFLGLPSGALADILDRKRYFMATQFWVAGVATLLCGVIVMGWMSPGLLLALTFANGIGLAMRWPVFAAIIPEVISRPMLPQALALNGVAMNGSRIIGPLVAGAIIAAAGSAWVFVLNAVLSIVAGFVIMRWRREHKESPLGRERLSSAMRVGVQFVRQSSRMRGILLRISVFFLHSTAQLAMLPLVARGLPGGSAGTFTLLLASMGAGAIVAALQMPRIRAWLPLQRLVFTGTVLQAIGTLAVAYAPNVAVAVPAMVVSGMAWITVANSLTVAAQMALPDWVRARGMSIYQMCLMGSTAAGAAFWGQVATWSSLRDSLTIAAFTGVMLMFTVQKLMSDRGTEEDLTPSHVLKVPEIPVPPSSGRIQLSIEYMIDPAREREFLAVMEESRRSRLAQGALAWQLLHDLSEPGRYVEQITDESWVEHLRRFDRITAADTQLRDRRLGFHLGEEPPKVTRFVVERE, encoded by the coding sequence ATGTCCGACCCCGAGCGCGCCACCCTCGAGCCGCCGCCGGTTTCCCCGCCCGTCACCGCGTTCGGGCCGCTCGGCAATCCGGTCTTCCGGATGCTGTGGTTCACCTGGTTCGCGGCCAACACCACGATGTGGATGAACGACGTGGCTGCCGCCTGGCTGATGACGTCGATCGCGCCCACGCCGCTGTGGGTCGCCCTGGTGCAGTCGGCCTCCACGCTGCCCGTCTTCTTCCTCGGCCTGCCCAGCGGCGCGCTGGCCGACATCCTGGACCGCAAGCGCTACTTCATGGCCACGCAGTTCTGGGTGGCCGGCGTCGCCACGCTGCTGTGCGGCGTGATCGTGATGGGCTGGATGAGTCCGGGCCTGCTGCTGGCGCTCACGTTCGCCAACGGGATCGGACTCGCGATGCGATGGCCGGTGTTCGCGGCCATCATCCCGGAGGTGATCTCGCGGCCGATGCTGCCGCAGGCGCTGGCCCTGAACGGGGTGGCCATGAACGGCTCGCGCATCATCGGGCCCCTGGTCGCCGGCGCCATCATCGCCGCCGCGGGCAGCGCCTGGGTGTTCGTGCTGAACGCGGTGCTGTCGATCGTGGCCGGCTTCGTCATCATGCGCTGGCGCCGCGAGCACAAGGAGAGCCCGCTCGGCCGCGAGCGGCTGTCCAGCGCGATGCGGGTCGGCGTTCAGTTCGTGCGCCAGTCCAGCCGGATGCGCGGGATCCTGCTGCGCATCTCGGTCTTCTTCCTGCACTCGACGGCGCAGCTGGCGATGCTGCCGCTGGTCGCGCGCGGCCTGCCGGGCGGCTCGGCCGGCACGTTCACGCTGCTGCTGGCGTCCATGGGCGCGGGCGCCATCGTCGCGGCACTGCAGATGCCGCGCATCCGCGCCTGGCTGCCGCTGCAGCGGCTGGTCTTCACCGGCACCGTGCTGCAGGCGATCGGCACGCTGGCGGTGGCCTACGCGCCGAACGTCGCGGTGGCGGTGCCCGCGATGGTCGTCTCCGGCATGGCCTGGATCACGGTGGCCAATTCGCTGACGGTGGCCGCGCAGATGGCCCTGCCCGACTGGGTGCGCGCCCGCGGCATGTCGATCTACCAGATGTGCCTGATGGGCTCCACCGCGGCGGGCGCGGCCTTCTGGGGCCAGGTCGCCACCTGGAGCAGCCTGCGCGACAGCCTCACCATCGCGGCCTTCACCGGCGTGATGCTGATGTTCACGGTGCAGAAGCTGATGAGCGACCGCGGCACCGAGGAGGACCTGACGCCTTCGCACGTGCTCAAGGTGCCGGAGATCCCGGTGCCGCCGAGCTCCGGGCGAATCCAGCTGTCGATCGAATACATGATCGACCCGGCGCGCGAGAGGGAATTCCTGGCCGTGATGGAGGAGAGCCGCCGCAGCCGGCTGGCGCAGGGGGCGCTCGCTTGGCAATTGCTGCACGACCTTTCGGAGCCGGGGCGGTATGTCGAGCAGATCACAGACGAGTCCTGGGTCGAGCACCTGCGGCGGTTCGATCGGATCACGGCCGCTGATACGCAGCTGCGGGATCGCCGGCTGGGATTCCACCTCGGGGAGGAGCCGCCGAAGGTGACGCGGTTCGTGGTGGAGCGGGAGTAG
- a CDS encoding retropepsin-like aspartic protease family protein: MHKALLAVSLLACVPAWAQSVALQGMMGNRALLIVNGSAPKPVAPGDTHQGVKVVSTSGDQAVVEIDGRRKTLRVGEAPASVGGSGAAPSGSKIVLTVGTGGHFHSEGSINGRATFFMVDTGATSIGIGASEADRLGLDYKSGQPVRLGTANGVTMGWRVMLGTVRIRDVEVRNVEAVVSQQPMPYILLGNSFLNRFQMRRENDQMVLERRY; the protein is encoded by the coding sequence ATGCATAAGGCGCTTCTCGCCGTGTCCCTGCTCGCCTGCGTTCCGGCCTGGGCGCAATCGGTCGCCCTGCAGGGGATGATGGGCAACCGCGCCCTGCTGATCGTCAACGGTTCCGCGCCCAAGCCGGTGGCGCCGGGCGACACGCACCAGGGCGTGAAGGTCGTCTCCACGTCGGGCGACCAGGCCGTCGTGGAGATCGATGGCCGGCGCAAGACCCTGCGCGTGGGCGAAGCGCCGGCCAGCGTCGGCGGCAGCGGCGCCGCGCCCAGCGGCTCGAAGATCGTGCTGACGGTGGGCACCGGCGGCCATTTCCACAGCGAAGGCAGCATCAACGGCCGCGCGACCTTCTTCATGGTGGACACCGGCGCCACCAGCATCGGCATCGGCGCGTCCGAGGCGGATCGTCTCGGCCTGGATTACAAGTCCGGCCAGCCGGTGCGCCTGGGAACGGCCAACGGCGTCACCATGGGCTGGCGCGTCATGCTGGGCACGGTGCGGATCCGTGACGTGGAAGTGCGCAACGTGGAAGCGGTGGTGAGCCAGCAGCCGATGCCGTACATCCTGCTGGGCAACAGCTTCCTGAACCGGTTCCAGATGCGGCGCGAGAACGACCAGATGGTGCTCGAGCGCCGCTACTGA
- a CDS encoding YajQ family cyclic di-GMP-binding protein: protein MPSFDTVCEPNLVEVKNAVDNTAKEIGTRFDFKGTSAAIEIKEKEITLYGDAEFQLGQVEDILTNKLAKRNVDVRFLDKGKVEKIGGDKVKQVVKVRSGIESEQAKKVQKLIKDSKLKLQASIQGDAVRVTGAKKDELQAAMALIRKEISDLPLSFNNFRD, encoded by the coding sequence ATGCCGTCATTCGATACAGTCTGCGAGCCCAACCTGGTCGAGGTGAAGAACGCCGTCGACAACACCGCCAAGGAGATCGGCACCCGGTTCGACTTCAAGGGCACGTCGGCCGCCATCGAGATCAAGGAAAAGGAAATCACCCTCTACGGAGACGCCGAGTTCCAGCTCGGCCAGGTCGAGGACATCCTCACGAACAAGCTGGCCAAGCGCAACGTGGACGTGCGTTTCCTCGATAAAGGCAAGGTCGAAAAGATCGGCGGCGACAAGGTCAAGCAGGTGGTCAAGGTGCGCAGCGGCATCGAGTCGGAGCAGGCCAAGAAGGTCCAGAAGCTCATCAAGGACAGCAAGCTGAAACTCCAGGCCTCCATCCAGGGCGACGCGGTGCGCGTCACCGGCGCCAAGAAGGACGAACTGCAGGCCGCCATGGCCCTGATCCGCAAGGAGATCAGCGACCTGCCCCTGTCCTTCAACAACTTCCGCGATTGA